The following is a genomic window from Falco naumanni isolate bFalNau1 chromosome 10, bFalNau1.pat, whole genome shotgun sequence.
GTCACGGaacagaggaggggggaaacaaagcaagaaaaaaaaaaaaaagaaaaagaaaaaaagaagaaaaaaaaagaaataaaaagtagcttttctttctgccccCACTATGGACAGAAGAAAGGTGCAGGCTGGGCAGACActgcccatccctgcagctggtcccccaggagcatccctggcACTGGCTCACCCATTGTGTCTGGCCAGGTGAGGAGAGGTCATGGTCCCAGCTGTCATTGCCCATGGTTTGACACCAAACCTCTTCTGTTCCCTGATTTCTGAGGTTGGTGAGAAGGGCAGGTGCTCTGCACCCCACATCCCcaagctgctggggctgggtgctgccaccCCTGTCTTggttggggtgggtggggggctgccctggccatgCTGGTGGGATCATTCCCCCCCTTCTGCTGCAGGGCCGCTCTCCAAACCCACTTTCTGCCTCATCGGGAAAGCGGGAAAAGCGATCAATGGCTCCAGCCCTGTCTTTAGAAAGTGGATTAGGGCCAGTGAATAGGAACTGTCTCTCTAATGAAGTGCTATTACCAACAGGCTAATTGAGTAATGACATAATGCAGGCCCTTGAAGCTCTTTATAACGGGCCATGACTCTGTGCCGCAACACGCCGCCACTTCCTTGCCTTGCCCCGCTCTGCCTCCAGCGCATCGCCAGCGAAGGGGGCTGAGCGTGCAGCACCGTCCTCCCGGAGCGGCCACAGACAAAGTGTCGCCAGCATAACCCTGCGTGGAAAATGCGGAGGTGGAGGGGAACCCGGATTAATTAGCTCGGGAGACGCCAATCTCCTCGCATGTGAAATGTGAGCCTTTTTATTGAGAAAAGTAAAACAGGCCTCGCATTGCTTTCAGGGAGCCCAGTAAAACAGAAGGTGATCCATAAATATGTATGTTATGCtggatttaaaatactttctgatgATTTTCTAGGCAGATCTCCAATAAATTACAGCACAGCATTGCTATTGTAAAGCCGTCGGTGCAGGCTGGTAACTCCTGCACTTCTTATTGTGGGGAGGGCAAGGGtcgctgctgtgcctgtgcttgTGTCCCTTCTGCCAAAGTGCTCATCCACGGGTGAAGAAACGGCACGTAACAGCTTCAGGCCTTTCATTTCCAACCCACTGCCGTTAAGGGAGCAGGCTGAAGTGCTCGGTGCTCTGGCGAGGGTGTCTCTGCGGAGGGTCCCTGCAGCTGTACTGGGATGTTTGCTCAGTCACCCACTGCCTGTGCCAGGGGCAGAgtccccctcccagcccacaCCAGCTCGTGcctgctgggggggcagcaccagcagcccccagaGCTGTCACGATCGTCAAGACCAGCTGAGagtgaaagaggagaaaaaaccatTTAACCCACAAGAATATCGGGCTCGTCCGTCCTTCCGTGGTCTCCCGAACCCCCCTGggtgcagctgggtgctgcccaTCCTCCCGCCAGCCATGGCCGCTGCTGTAACATTTGCACCAGGGACATAAATAGCTGGAGGGTGACACAGCCCCGGGAAGGTGTTTCTCAGCTCAGCGGGATGAGCGGGGCTGCCCCGTGCACCCAGGGTGAGGAGCTTGTGCTTGCTTTGCCCTGGGGAAAGCTGGCCTCCACCAGCACGACTTATGACCTGATTTTGGAGCCAGCGAGGCACGTGTGCTCGCGCTGCTTTGGCAGGTGGCTGGTGCTTGGCCGGGCACGGTGTAGCCCTGGGGCAGGCATCGCCCCTTGCCCCACCGGcacaggggcaggcagggaggcactcgcaggcagcacagccaaggAGAGGCGATGCCCTTGGAAAGACGAGCGCGGGTGGTGGCAAGACAACGGTGATGCTGCAACCCAGTCCACCTGCATCCGCAGGGAGgaatcatctttattttaatcCTCCAGCCTCGCATCCCTTCCCCGGGGTCTCCCTGGCTCCTTCTCTCCTCATTTGCCATGCTCTTTGTCTCCATGGGAAGACTCACACCTCTCCAGCCCCACGCTATCAGTTCATCATCTGATTAAAGATTAATTTGAGATTATTGCTCATGTCAATAGCCCAGAGCCGGAAAAACAATAGCTacacctgcagcttgtttgTAAACCCCACTCCTTATGGTGAGCTGTTAACGGACGGAGGCTTTCACCAGCACCGCCTGTTGACATGGGCTCGCTGAGCACTGCACCGGCACCTGCTGCCCTGGTCCGGCGAGGATAAACGCACACATGTTCCAAGGCCTCCCGCAGTCCCAGGTATCTCAAGTGGACAACCCGTGTTGTCTCCATGGAACACCCCACGAGCCATCGCAGCTTCTGCCGTGAAGCTCCGGTCGTTCCCTTCCCAAATCAGAAACAGCCCTCCAGCGACTGACTTTAATAACGGGCCTTTCCCTGGATCCTGCcaggtttctgtttgtttattcagCTTTTTCTAGGTAAGGTAAGAGCCAAAAGAAGAATTAGGCAGCTACGATTTGTAGGAGCTGAGCTTTGCCTGCCTTCTCCGGGGGCTGCATGCTCAGATGCTGGAAGCTCTCCTCCAGAGGCTGTGGGGGATCCAGGAGATCAcgaaaagaacatttctgtcAGGCCATTTTGCAGTGACAGAAGAAAGTGGaaaattttttccttcctactgCCCTGGAGGTGGCGGGAGGCATTTCAGGGGcccccagagctgctcttcaCCCTCACAGTGCCAGGGCCAGGCATGCCTTGTGCCTGTCCCTGAGACAAACGGGTACAGAAAGGGgtgaaaaaggcaaatttgGGAACTACAGCCCACTAATCACTGAGCAGAGGAAGCTTAGCCTTTGCAAAGGTGGCTGTAATCCACCCATTTCCCTTCTCGTCCCCTCTGGGACATTCTGAATGCCCGCAGAGACAGGACTATTTCAAACAGCCATGTGGAAGCCTTAAAGCCCTTTTTAACCCGGTACCTCCACGTGGGTCTGCCCCAGCTCTCTGCCCCGGGGGCATCCCGTGGCACGGTGGGTTTCCAAACACCCTTAATTCTGCATCAGgtcagggaagggagaaaaaactaCTCCTctctgggaagaaaaggcaCTTTGTGGTTTTCCCAGAGCCTTTGAAAGGGCTCCAGGAGCCGAGGGGACGTACGTGCTTGTTTAAAGGTCCTGTGGAGGTCCGTGGAAATTAAACAGCGGAGTTCAAACGCTCGACGCCGTGGCCGTGCCACCGCCCGGGGAGCGCGGCAGCCCGGAGCCGGCACAGCCTGCACCCCGGCACCACGGCCCCTGCCAGCGGGGCCCCCCGCTACCTGCCGGGCGCTTGATTGAATCCCGGCTTTTACGAGCGCTGACACCATAATCTGTTACAGATGGTCACACAAGGTGGTCACCAAATGGTTCCTCCCGTTAATCGCCGGCTGCCCCCCtacccccccgccacccccaccaccaaaactgcagcctgtgctACCTGGATGAAACAGCCCGGCTGCGGGCAGCGGCTTTACGGTGTGTTTAGTTCCTGTGGCATTAAaacagagagggggaaaaaacaggggaaaaaaatgctgaggtTTTGCCATGAACCTTCCGGCTTCGCCATGCAGCAGTCATTGCCCAGGCCAGCACAAGGGACCAAGGGCTGGGGACCACGGCACTGCTACCAGCTGCGCTTGatgccagggatgctgctctgggggggtttccttctgaaaatgaaatgaaaaagcaattcCAACGCATCCACAGGCCCAGCTTCCGGGTGCAGTTCTCCATCATGGATCCCCAAAGGTGCATGGAGGCAGAGAAAGGACAGAGGGGACTGCCTATGTCTGCAGCAGGTTTGAGCTGGACACAAGGGTGTCCTTGTCCCAGCCCTCTGCCCACCCCAAGAGCCCTCAGTgtagaaataagaaatatttttgcagtagGAAAATGAGCAGCCAGTCAGAAGAGCAGGAATCTGGGCCACGTCCATCACCCTGCAACGGGGCAGCAGCTGGTCCAGACCTGGGCACAACCTGGGGAGGTCAGAGGCACTGCCCCAAGCTGCAGAACAGCACCTGAGCAGCCGTGGTCCCCGGGGCACAAGGTGcttgggcagggcagggagcagatgcagcagcagcccaagtGCCAGTGGGCTGTGCTTCAGTGACTCAGAACaggcagcattttttcttttcccatgttttAAGGCTGCATTTGTGTTTGAATGCTAGCTGGATTTGTCAGTCAGAGCCTAGGCTGTCCTCCGCCTTGTATCTTCCCTCTAAAAGCCTTGTGTCCCAGCCAGGTTCTGGACAAAGCCAGGAACACAACTGAGCACAGGAAAGATTGCTGAGGAGGAGGTTTCTCCCAGCTCTCCTCATCTGCCCAACCAATATTAGTCGAAGCCCATtgagagggagggagctggcagggttCCCGGGTGGGTGCCAGTGGATCAAGCAACAGCTTGAGTGACGCGGGAAAGGGTCCGCATCCAAGTCTGTGACAGCCACGACATGCGTGGATGGGGATAAGGCACAGCCCATGGCCCTGCGGCTGGATGCATGCTGCAGGGCCCCAATGCTGAGCAATAACCGAGGACTCCGGCACATCGGAGCTGCAAAGCCACCACCGACCCGGGCTGGTGGGACCAACTTGGGCTGGTGGGACCGACCCGGGTTGGTGGGACcgacctgggctggtgggactGACCCGGGCTTGCCAGACCGCCTGCACCTcgctgggcagcagggctcgGCGGGCTTCTGCTCCATGCTTACCCACTCCTTGAGCCTCctttccagctcctgcaggtgGTCCGTTCTCAAAAttggtcttttttttaactgtttagCTGCTTTTGCGGCTCCAGGATTTTATGGATGGAAAGCTGAAAGTAATTAGTGCCCCTCCCCCGCTTCCTgttgggaaaaggaagaaaaaagcacacacaagaGCAAACCCAAAACTTCCTGCCCTGCTTAATAATCAAGTAATGAGTCCAACTCGGCTGGGAAAGTCAGTTTATACTGGGCGAGCTCTTAATTAAAGAAGGGCcgagcagcagctctgctcactTTTACAGCCACACACATCTTCCTGCTCCGTAACAGCCCCTGGGAgaggcacagggagctgggcGCCAGCGGGCTGGAGGGGGGATGAGTGCTGGGGGGCACACACTTTTATTCCCTGGTTAAAAGCAATGCCCCGGAGATGGCACCGAGAAAATGCGGGGGAGAGAACGACAAAACCCCAGCCCCCAAGGGAGGCATGTGGCAAGACTGTGGTGTCCCTGAAGCACCCCAGATTTGGAGGTGGCTGGGAAGGTGCAAGGCAGGTGGTTTGGGGCACTGGGATGGTTTCATTATGGAAATCCTAGAGGCAGGTACCTGGGGCATCCCGGAGCACCTGTCCCTCGGTCCCCTCACAGCTGTGGGCACGCAGGGGACAGCCCCACCTGCACTGGTAGAAGGGCTCTGCAGAATGTGCCACCTCCACTGCCCCCCACCCACATCAGGTCACCCACCTGGAGGCTTGGCTCACTGAGGTGCCATCCCCAGGGAGGCTCAGGAGCCCAGCAAGAGCTGGAGGCACCCCCACCGCCCCAGTGGAGCAATCCCCTATGCTGCAGCATGGACCTGCTCCCCAGGGAGTGCTGGGGGCCATGGCCAGGCTCTGGGAGCTCCAGTAGCCCCACGGGGAAGCCAGCACCCacccaggcaggctgggaaggATGCGGAGCCGGGGAGATCCACTGCAcaccagccccccccagcccacatCACCACACAGCTGCCCCTTGCCCAGCCCCAACCCTTCGGCAGGAACTGACTCAGCCTGCCTTTTCCGACTTTTCCTCCTCGGAGAGGCTCTGCAGATCCCCTCACCCTTCACCTGCAGCCAGGAGCGCAGGGTGGGAGCTTgagagctgagcccagcaccCCAGTCCCCACAACTCACTGCTGCACATTCCCCCTAAGCACCCACAAAACCCTACTATAAATTAACCATTTTATTGAATATCAATAAActgtatataattatataaaaagtTTCATCAGTACAAAATTGTGgcacaaaaatataaataccaGTGTACCTTTGAAATGTAAACATCCTCTTTGTAATGATTCCATGAAAAACAATGTCCAAAGAAAGATGCATTCAGGAGGCACCTGTCAATACCCATAAATAGGGCTTTTGGCACACACCTGTCGATGGGCAGCCTTGGGACAGGCCACCATTGTATCAGCTGACAAGTGCCTGCTATTAGTCACAGCTCTCTTGAAAAGCAGTTGTTAAGAGTCATATTAACAGGTGCTTGAGTGCATAGCTGCTCTGTAAACAGGGTTGGTGTTTGAAATGGCTACCCATGCCTTTTATGGACACTGTTAATCTCGCAGGCATTGCAAATTGTCATTGTgctggggagaagcagctgcttcaCAACTACTGGGATACTGTATTATTGCATAGTTACACCTTCTACAGGCGGCATATATACACTCGgggttgggggtgtgtgtgtgtgttaacaTTTTGTCcttcattacaaaaatattgGTTCTTAAAAGTTACCAAGTGGTTacggtaaaaaaaaacaaaacaaaaaacaacaaaaaccaaacaacataaaaaaccccaaccccccccaagCTACACGGTCACAATGTTTGATAGGAGCGGTGGGGCCGGGGTGCAGGTCCAGCCCTGCAAGGTGCCGAGTGCCTCCGGCAAGGGGGGGCACCTGCTGaggggctgtggcagcagcgGGTCAGGCTCAGGGCTGCGGTGCCCGAGCCTCACACACTCGCTTTGCACCGGGGTCCAATCCTGCACCCTCAGACGCTGGGCTCGGAGAAGGATCAGGCCTTCACATTGCACAGGAGGCACCGAACAAGGAGTGTGAGGGCCTTGAGGGCCAGAGTAGCTGGGTCCAGCCCGGTGCACACTGCGATGGTGATGGAGGAAACTAACTCCTACAGAAACTAGTTATAATATAGGTATTCGCGAGGTGAGAggccgggggggcgcggggtcCTCAGCGAGAGCCGGAGCAGCCCGTCTCCTCGTGCTTGTGGAGCAGCGACATACGGGAGAAAGTCCGGGAGCAGGTTTTGCATTGGTACTTCTTTACATCTGAATGGGTCTGCAGGTGGGCTCGGAGATTAGAGCGGTCAGCAAAGGCCCGGTTGCAGTGTGTACAGGAAAAGGGCTTTTCACCTATGGGACAAAGAGAAACGCTCCCAATTAACCAGTGCATCAACACATAGGGAATATCAAAGAAAGAGCCATTCATTAGCCTAAGTTTGTGAAGAACACAGTGAAAAGAAGTGCTGGCTGTTATTGTTTGGAGGGAAAGCCGGGAGAGGTATGTACAGCATTCACTTTGGGGGAAGCACGGACTTGGGAATTTCCTACTCCCAGAAAAGCCTCCCCGGTGAACCACAGAAAATTAATGCTGGAAACATCTGCGAGCAGCAATGCAGTCGCACATACAAACGAAGACATGATACTCATCTCCTGCCTGGAGCCAAAGCGAAGCGTTTGCAGAGAGGCAGGAAAGCCAAGCACTATGTGTTAATTATATCATAGCAGGCAGCGGCTGAAAGGCGCCAGCGCCAGGGTGAGTATAGCTATTTCCTAACCCCGCGctcccccttctcctgccctgctcGCACTGAAAAGCCTGGCCAGGGTGAATTCCTCCCAGAAAGCCTCTTTTGGAGGAAACAAATGCGTATGCTCAATTTGGAAAGCACAATTAAGTCTTCCCAGCTTCCTTCAGCCATCATCTTTAGTACGTTAAGAGGGTGTGAAATCAGTGCCAAGTAACAATTACACTATCCCCGCAGCCCCACAAAGGATGCTCAGGAGATGCATTGTACGGGCGGCCGtggcagcagggtgggctgcAGCTGCGGCACCCGGACCCGCATCAACAGGTGCGGGGGGTGGCCGGCCCCgcacccccagcacctgcccagAGGCCATGCCGAGCCTTGCTGTGGTGCATCCCGGCAGCGAGTGAGCCCTGAGCTGAGCTCATCGCTGCCGAGTGGGGCGGTGGGTTGGAGGCCACGGTGGTGGGCAGCCGGGTCTGGACAGCCTGGCTGGGAGCCCTCAGTGTGGGCAGAGAGGGATGCTTTGGGCATCAGGGAGTGCTGCGGCTGTCTCATAGCCCCAGCTTATGAAGTTGGGGTGAAGTGTGCACCGTCACACTgtggccctggggctggctcACGGGCAGACACAGCACTAACAGCAGCGGCACAGATTTCCGAGCAGAGCCTTGACCCTGTGCTCGGTTCCAGCCAAGAGGATATTTAAAGGACATTTTAGAGAGATGTGCCAAGGGGGTTTGGGAAGCTCTTATCTTCCCAGATAACACCCGGCCTGCCCATTCGCTGGGGGCCTCGGAGCTGGGAAGCGGGAGGCGAtaagggagggagggagaggggcaaGAGCCGGCATTACCGGTGTGCGTCCGGATgtggccctgcagcagccagggccgGGAGAAGGCCTTGCCACACATCTTGCAGACGCAGGGCAGCGTGTGGCTCCGGATGTGCATCTTGAGAGCCCCCAGGCTCACGTACTCCTTCTCGCAGTACTTGCAGCTGAAGGATTTCCTGGCCTGGGCGTCGCAGTGCAATTGCTTGTGCTTGGAGAGCCCGGCGAAGGTGGAGTAAGCCTTGGCACACTGGGCGCAGCGGAAGcgctcggcggcggcgggggccgaggctgggctggggggcccCGAGCTCTTGCCTTCATCCTCCTCGCTGGAGAGCGCGGTCAGGTCCAGGGCGGGGGTCGTGCCGCCTGCCGCCTCGCTGCCCGGGCCGCCCGggaagaggctggagagcagccccgcATCCCACACCAGCGGTGGGTAGTAGGCGCCGGGGCCGAGCACCTCGGGCGGGGGGATGACAGGCAGCGGGCACGTCTCGTACAGCAGCGGGGCGGCCAGCACTGCGGGAGGCGGCGGCACTCAGCGGGGACCCGATGCTCCCCGTGGGAACGGGGGCGAGGGGGCCCTGACCCAACCCCACGGGGCTccgcagggctgcagggtgcccGGCCCAGCCCACCCCCGGGGGACTCCGCACCACCTTGGGGCAACGGGACCCGACCCCAAGCCACTCCGTGGGAGCCCCGCGCTCCACCCGGGGCCGGAGGGGCAAAGGGACCTCAGCCCGTCCCACGGGAGCCCGGCACCCCAGCCCGTCCCGGGGCAAAGGAGACCCGAGCCCACACCGCGGGGGCCCAGCGCCCCTGCCCACGCTGCTGCGAGGGATGGGGCGAAGGGGACCGcgccccttcccacccccatcACGGGGGAGCCCCCGGCGTCTCCGCCCGCCCCGAGGTACCAGGGCCGGCTCCCCATCGCGGGACACGGGAGAGCCCTCACCCCGTCTCTACCCGGGACACACAAAACCGAGAAACACGCCCCGCGAGAAGTCCGCCACCCACTCGCTGCCGCGTGGGGACACCGGGACCCCCGCACCGCCCCACGTGCGCGTCCCgtcccgccgcgccccgccacGCACCGGCCTGGCTCTCCAGCTCGCTGTAGTTGGGCTTCTTGCTGGCCGAGAAGTGCTTCTTCACCAGGAACGAGCGCGGCATCTTGCAGCCCCGGTGCCGCCGCCCGCTGCgggggccgccgcgccgccgcgcccgctAATATGGGCCCGGGtccgggggggcggcgcgggggcggggcgggcggcgcggggcggcccccgggTCCCGCAGCCAAtgggccgggcggggcgggggcccgGCAGGTGCCGGCCCCCGCTCCCGGGGGTGCCCCCGGGGCTGCGCtccggcggggcggccccgctgcccgcccggtGCCCGCGCCGCTGGCGGTGCTGCCGGCGCTGATGGTGGCTTCCTTCCCTCCGGAGCGCTCCCCGTGCCGCGCTGCGGCGGGAGGCAGGGCAAGGAGCCGTGCGACTGACCCGCGGCCCCGgtggccgggccgggccggcctgcagcagcggggctgggggaagacGCCGTGCCGGGGGGCATGGCCGAGCGCCCCACGCCTGACGGCCGCGGGGGACGCGGTGCGGGTCAGCACAAACCTGCGCCGCTGCCGCAGGGACGGGTGGGACGCAGCCCGGCGCAGGGAACACGCTTCGCCCCGGGTTATTAATCTTCTGAGGAGAGGCGATGGCTTGCGAGGAGCGGGAGGGATGCAGCACAGCCCTTGCTGACTCCTTCCCCCAGGCAGCGGCCAGAAGCACCTGCCCAGACAGGCTTCTCCCTTCTGCTGGGCAGGTTgcaggcagcgcagcctccCCCAGCAAGCTGCCCCctggttttcttccctcctgccttcccctgacTCCCCGCGGGCACGGCAGTGTGGGTCCAAGAGCCCCAATGGGTCACACGCTCCCTTTGGCTTCCCGCTCCCCCGGGGACACGCACCCATGGAAGGTGCCCAGGCTTTGCTACCAGGTGTTTGGGGCGCAGTGGGCAAAGCTGGAGCGGTCCCCCTCCCTCGAAAGCCCACCCTGGGCTTCCAGCTCGCCCCATCCCTCCCGCTCATGTGGGGATTTCCCTGCTGGAAGGGCTCAGGGCATGGGTCCAGCCACCTGCTGTAGGAGTGGTGCTCAGCTCCAGGCCAAGACAGCTGCCGgcggctgctggaggaggaggaatgggaCCTGCTGGGAATGCCTCCTTGCTCTCAGCCAGTGTCTGGCTCTGCCAGCTGAAAAGGGGCCCGTGATGCTGGGCCACTCGTGACTCAGCCGTCACACACCACTCGCCAGCCCTTGCTGACCACACGTTACTGTTTAGCCACAACCCACATGAAATGCAGAAGTGGGGAGCAAAGCTTTCCACTGgtacagctgcagcacagggggcTGAGCTCACTGTCAGTCTTTCCTCAGGGCAGGAACAGCTTGGAAAGCTTGTCCTCCTAGCCACACGCAGTCCTGCGGACACAAGACACGTTTTCAAACTCTTCCCCTGCGGCCACGTGCTCTGGAGCTGGATCCATCCCTCCTTTGCTGCAGTCGCCTGTAGCTTTCAGCAGGTGTTTATCTGACCTGGGTCAGCCTGAAGGTCAGGGGAAAATGTGCTCCTGAAGGCCTTGGGGGATGCTAATCTCAGAGGCCAGGTCCACCCCATTTCTCACAGGGGTCCAGAGGTGCAGCACCCCGCAGTGCAGGGGGAAGGAGCCTGGGTACTACCGCAGGTGCCTCCCCGGGCCCCTCGTCGGTGCCCCCCCCGCACTCCTCCACCTGCCACGGATGTGGTTACGCTGGGGACACTTGTACGAGGAACCCAACTAGGtggttttctttcaagaagcaaagcctgctcctctctcctttctgaaatgttaataATCAGATCTGTTCCAACCACCATGCGCGGAAAAATCCTGCATGTGCTAGAGGAAAAACCGAGATCAAGGGGAGAAAGCAACCTGACCTACCTGTGCTGGTGAGCCAGAGTGCTACGGGATGGAGAGCAGGAGACCAGAGGCAAGGGGAAGCTCAGCAATGATTCACAGGCTGGAAATGGCAGTGGCTTCTAGCCGTCCCACCCTGCACCAGCGCActgggctctggcagcagctgagccacGGGTGCTCAGAGCTGCCCTGCCACCTGCCCGTGGCACAGCTCCACTCCCAGGCCCACATGGGCTGGCCCAGGGAGCTCACAGGCACACTCTATCCACCTCCAGAGCACAAATCCGCTGCAAATTCTTTTTACCTTTCTCGGCCCCATGGCTACATGAAACATCTCAAATATCCTGCCACAGAACAAAGCTCCTGCCGCCAAGGGGGACTGGGATGGAGCGAAGAGAAGTTCTGGCCACGAGGTGTGGGAATGAGGTGTGCACCCTCACTGCAAGACTGGAGAAGCTGCGTGAAACCCACCGCTGGCCCCTGAGCcctgtggaggaggaggaggaccaGCACTGGGCCGGGAGGTTCTCTCCAAAATGCAAGACCTCCCTCTGCTGTCGGCTCACACCGTGCCTGCCACCGCTCCAGCCACTGGGGTTTATTCCCCCTATGCTCAAGTTATGGAAGGGAACTGGTTGCATGGGGGCACTAAAACAGCTCCCAGAAGCTCcactgggttattttttttaagtccagtGTCTGAGTCCTAGGTAAAGACCGAACAAATGCAAGGACTAGAAGACAGACCCAAGCCTGTAGCAACCACGCTTATTTTCACTACGTGTTGAATATTTTCCGGAGttttggggaaggagcagggaaggaaaaggaagttttcTTAGTGGTTTCAACAGTCCTCATTTGTATTACCAGGAGAGTAATGTAGTTTACTCATAAAAAATTGAGGTGCTTTTGAAGAATGAAGCACGGACCAATGCAGCTGTGACGTGAAGCATGTGACAAGTACATGTTCCctacaactgcctgacaggggctgtaggcaggtcAGGGTCAGTCTCACCTCCCAGGTAACAACCGagaggacaagaggcaatggcctcaagttgtgccacaggaggtttagactggctgttaggaaaaatgtcttcactgaaagggtggtccaggattggaacaggctgcccagggaggtggtggagtcaccatccctggaggtgtttaagaaacataaatgcagtgcttagggacatgggttagtggtggacttggcagtgctgggttaatggttggacttgatgatcttaaaggtcttttccaacctaaatgattctatgaagcTCTGCGTtagaagaacaaacaaaaccccaaccccaaaacaagtGAATGCCTTGTTGTCACTCTTAGTTTATTTAAACTAAAGAAAAGCTTTAGGACTGTGAGCCCATCCCTCATCTGCTTTTCCGTGACAGTATAGCCTTGGTACTGCATGAGACGTTAATCCTTCTTATGCTAGTCTTACCAGTGACCATCCAGTATAGCTGGCCAAAGGCCTCAATGTAAATTCGCTGTGCCTTTGCCAATCAGGTGACATGAGGACC
Proteins encoded in this region:
- the SNAI1 gene encoding zinc finger protein SNAI1 isoform X1, which produces MPRSFLVKKHFSASKKPNYSELESQAVLAAPLLYETCPLPVIPPPEVLGPGAYYPPLVWDAGLLSSLFPGGPGSEAAGGTTPALDLTALSSEEDEGKSSGPPSPASAPAAAERFRCAQCAKAYSTFAGLSKHKQLHCDAQARKSFSCKYCEKEYVSLGALKMHIRSHTLPCVCKMCGKAFSRPWLLQGHIRTHTGNAGSCPSPSLPYRLPLPSSEAPSEWAGRVLSGKIRASQTPLAHLSKMSFKYPLGWNRAQGQGSARKSVPLLLVLCLPVSQPQGHSVTVHTSPQLHKLGL
- the SNAI1 gene encoding zinc finger protein SNAI1 isoform X2; amino-acid sequence: MPRSFLVKKHFSASKKPNYSELESQAVLAAPLLYETCPLPVIPPPEVLGPGAYYPPLVWDAGLLSSLFPGGPGSEAAGGTTPALDLTALSSEEDEGKSSGPPSPASAPAAAERFRCAQCAKAYSTFAGLSKHKQLHCDAQARKSFSCKYCEKEYVSLGALKMHIRSHTLPCVCKMCGKAFSRPWLLQGHIRTHTGEKPFSCTHCNRAFADRSNLRAHLQTHSDVKKYQCKTCSRTFSRMSLLHKHEETGCSGSR